Proteins co-encoded in one Pan paniscus chromosome 23, NHGRI_mPanPan1-v2.0_pri, whole genome shotgun sequence genomic window:
- the LGALS1 gene encoding galectin-1, with protein sequence MACGLVASNLNLKPGECLRVRGEVAPDAKSFVLNLGKDSNNLCLHFNPRFNAHGDANTIVCNSKDGGAWGTEQREAVFPFQPGSVAEVCITFDQANLTVKLPDGYEFKFPNRLNLEAINYMAADGDFKIKCVAFD encoded by the exons ATGGCTTGT GGTCTGGTCGCCAGCAACCTGAATCTCAAACCTGGAGAGTGCCTTCGAGTGCGAGGCGAGGTGGCCCCTGACGCTAAGAG CTTCGTGCTGAACCTGGGCAAAGACAGCAACAACCTGTGCCTGCACTTCAACCCTCGCTTCAACGCCCACGGCGACGCCAACACCATCGTGTGCAACAGCAAGGACGGCGGGGCCTGGGGGACCGAGCAGCGGGAGGCTGTCTTTCCCTTCCAGCCTGGAAGTGTTGCAGAG GTGTGCATCACCTTCGACCAGGCCAACCTGACCGTCAAGCTGCCAGATGGATACGAATTCAAGTTCCCCAACCGCCTCAACCTGGAGGCCATCAACTACATGGCAGCTGACGGTGACTTCAAGATCAAGTGTGTGGCCTTTGACTGA